CCGTCACCACGACGGTGTCGGGGAGGACGTAGGGATGGTCGGACGTGCCCTCGGTCGATTGCGTTCGGGCCGGACTGGCGGAGAAGGTCGTGAACAGGACAAACAGGAACAGCCAGGGGGCGGCCGTCTTCATCGGGTCCTCCGGTCGTCGGTGCGTTCGAAGATCGAATGGCGGTCGAGGTCGAGCCAGTACTGCAACGAGAGCCGGCGGATCTCGTCGAAGTAGGCGTCGGTGAGGTTGCCGTAGCGCTCGGCGGCGGTGCGGACGTCGGTGCGGATGTCCGCGAGGACTTCGTCGGACAGGGCGAGTTCGAGCGAACGATCGCCCTTGGTGAAGCGGGCGCGCACCTGCGGGCGGCCGCCGTCGACGTTCTCGATCGTCCCGCGGCCCAGACTGGCTCCGGTGGCGACCTGCAGTCCGTCGGCCAGACAGCTCACGGGAGGCTTCGGCCCCGCCCAGGTCGTCACGCGCAGTTCGTCGAGATCGGCGTCGAGCAGCTCCCGCGCGAGGATCCCCATCTTCACGCCGACGATCGAATAGATCCCCAGGTGACGGTGCAGCTCGTTCGTGAGTACCGACGCCCGCCATTCCTCGAGGCCGTGGCGCTCGAGGATCGGGTCGACCACGGGCGCCACGTCGGGCAGGAACTGCTCGGGATCGGTGGGGTAGCGCTCGAGCACGACGTAGGGACGCGGCTGCGGTCCGTGGTCGTCGGAGAAGCGATCGCGGTAGACCGTCCGCGCGAAATCACGATCCCAGTCGGCCAGTGACGCCGTGCGGGCCTGGATCGGGTTGGTGTCCGACCACGACTCGAAGCGCGCGACCAGCGGCTGCAGGGCGACGATCGCGGCCAGGTCGTCGGCCACCGAGTCCGCCTGCTCGAGGGCGTGCGCGCGCAGATCGTCGACGGCGTGCAGAGCGGCGAAGGCCTCGGCCGCGGGTGTGGACTGCGACTCGACGGCGTCGAGCAGGGCGGCGTCGAACAACGCCACGTCACCCGCCGCGGGGGTCACCAGCCGCAGGTCGATGCCCAGGTCGAGGATCGCGTCGGCCGCGGCGCGGTCGCGTTCGAGGTTCCACTGCGCGCCCGGATCGTCGCTGCGCGGGTCGGCGGCCCAGTACACGGAGTGGATCGCATCGACGATCCCCGGATCGGACTCGATCAGGGCCGCGAGGTTGGTCAGCGGACCGAGGCAGAGGATCCTCACCCCGGCGCCGTGCTGGGCGCTGATCCACTTCCGCACGTGGGCCAGGGGGTCGCCGTCGGTGCGGCGGTCGTCGCGGATCGGCAGACCGGCGTCGCGCAGGTTCGCCCGCACGAAATCGCGGAAGGGCGGCGGCGATGCCCCGACGGACCGGCCCGCGACCACCGGAACGTCTCCGCGGCCGAGCCGCTCGATCCACGCCTCGACCACGAACGCACCCTGGGCCGGCCCGAGCACGCCGTCCGAGGTGACGATGCCCGCCACCTGGGGACGGGGCTGGGCCAGCACGACGGCCAGGGCACGCAGGTCGTCGAGACCGGCGTCGGTGTCGATCAACAGTGGCGGTTCGGCGACGTCGTGCGCCGCGACGGGCGTGACGGCGAGGGCGACGAGGACCGCGAGCACGATCGCGGTACGGGAGCGTGGCATGACGGGGCCTCCCGGTGGATATTACGAATTGCGAACTCGTAATACGCTGCACCAGGCGGCCCCGCTCGACCACTGTGGAGATGTGAGAAGACCGACGCGGTGCGGGATCAGAATCGCGCGGGCGGCGCCGGCCGATTGTCGAGGATCGACTCGATCCGCTCGACGACGTCTCCGGTGAGCTTCGGCAGCACCTCGAGCGCGTCGAGGTTCTCGGCCAGCTGATCGGTGCGCGACGCCCCGAGGATCACCGTGCTCACCCGCGGGTTCAGCAGACACCACGCGATGGCCAGCTGGCCGAGCGAGCAGTCGAGATCGGCCGCGATCGGTTCGAGACGGCGCGCCTTCTCGATCTTCGCCTGCCCTTCCTCGTTCTCGAAGAGGCGGCGCAGCCACTCGTAGCCGGGCAGCGTCGGCCGCGATCCCTCGGGAATGCCGTCGCGGTACTTGCCGGTGAGGATCCCGCTCGCCAGCGGCGACCAGATGGTGGTGCCGATCCCCGCGGTCTCGTACAGCGGGCGGTACTCGGCCTCGACGCGCTCACGGTGGAACATGTTGTACTGCGGTTGCTCCATGGTCGGCGCGTGCAGATGGTTCGCGCGTGCCACGCCGACCGCCTCCTGGATCTGCTGCGCGTTCCATTCGCTGGTTCCCCAGTACAGCACCTTTCCCGCGCGGATCAGCTGGTCCATGGTGAACACCGTCTCTTCGATCGGCGTGTCCACGTCGGGACGATGGCAGAAGAACAGGTCGAGGTGGTCGACCTGCAGCCGCCGGAGCGCCGCGTCGCAGGCCTCGCGCACGTGCTTGCGGTGCAACCCGCGCTGGGTCGGGCAATCGCCGCCCCAGAAGACCTTGCTCGACACGACGTAGGTGTCGCGCGGCCAGCCCTCCTTCTTCAGCACCTCGCCCATCAGGCGCTCGCTCTCGCCGGCGGCGTAGGCCTCGGCGTTGT
This genomic interval from Candidatus Krumholzibacteriia bacterium contains the following:
- a CDS encoding nucleoside hydrolase yields the protein MPRSRTAIVLAVLVALAVTPVAAHDVAEPPLLIDTDAGLDDLRALAVVLAQPRPQVAGIVTSDGVLGPAQGAFVVEAWIERLGRGDVPVVAGRSVGASPPPFRDFVRANLRDAGLPIRDDRRTDGDPLAHVRKWISAQHGAGVRILCLGPLTNLAALIESDPGIVDAIHSVYWAADPRSDDPGAQWNLERDRAAADAILDLGIDLRLVTPAAGDVALFDAALLDAVESQSTPAAEAFAALHAVDDLRAHALEQADSVADDLAAIVALQPLVARFESWSDTNPIQARTASLADWDRDFARTVYRDRFSDDHGPQPRPYVVLERYPTDPEQFLPDVAPVVDPILERHGLEEWRASVLTNELHRHLGIYSIVGVKMGILARELLDADLDELRVTTWAGPKPPVSCLADGLQVATGASLGRGTIENVDGGRPQVRARFTKGDRSLELALSDEVLADIRTDVRTAAERYGNLTDAYFDEIRRLSLQYWLDLDRHSIFERTDDRRTR
- a CDS encoding aldo/keto reductase — its product is MSYRRLGRSGLPVSALSFGSWVTFGTQMQLDEAAACMRLAYERGVNFFDNAEAYAAGESERLMGEVLKKEGWPRDTYVVSSKVFWGGDCPTQRGLHRKHVREACDAALRRLQVDHLDLFFCHRPDVDTPIEETVFTMDQLIRAGKVLYWGTSEWNAQQIQEAVGVARANHLHAPTMEQPQYNMFHRERVEAEYRPLYETAGIGTTIWSPLASGILTGKYRDGIPEGSRPTLPGYEWLRRLFENEEGQAKIEKARRLEPIAADLDCSLGQLAIAWCLLNPRVSTVILGASRTDQLAENLDALEVLPKLTGDVVERIESILDNRPAPPARF